A window of Cucurbita pepo subsp. pepo cultivar mu-cu-16 chromosome LG06, ASM280686v2, whole genome shotgun sequence contains these coding sequences:
- the LOC111797703 gene encoding F-box protein At-B isoform X2: MALQRFPRSILVEILLKLDPETLCSVACVSKALRFAVVDAISFLSTLHLPIAFFPDSRTLKTGILGRCRGMRSLTVNCLRLDDSSLVDFLGPNLLELNLLCCSSLSSKFLAEVGKLCPNLRVLVLALAAQDDYEEFNRNLAEMLTRCLLLDSISLKIRGAGNVEANSFSAVEAFLPKTTKTLKLKSLLHDVAICIINKLRDSGNSLINPCSRNFESPPLSTGLMLQCLSLTLDVISDELIMTIVDSLPFLVELHLEDMASPEQLVRRDLTNRGLHSLSTCHNLKSLSLMRGRYNHQVSFKKLNDMGMFLLSEGCKGLESVRFCGFSKVSDAGFASIFHSCNRLKKFEIRNALYLSDLAFDGLDAIGCFVTELRLFSCSLITCESVKHLAYSTRLEVLDLCGCKSISDSCLDSISTLCHLSSLILTATDVTDFGLSVLGQGRPPIVRLSLRSCKRVTDEGIYRLFHGGGTVSKTLSVLDIGHISGITDRAIQIIASVGVGITELCIRSCFHVTDSSVEALAMKKQFEGEDIVRAFS; encoded by the exons atggcgTTGCAGAGATTCCCTCGCAGCATTCTAGTGGAGATCCTGTTGAAATTGGACCCCGAAACCCTCTGCTCCGTCGCCTGCGTCAGTAAAGCCCTACGATTCGCCGTCGTTGATGCCATTTCCTTTCTCTCCACTCTCCATCTTCCAATC GCTTTCTTTCCAGATTCTCGTACTCTGAAGACTGGCATTCTAGGTCGGTGTCGAGGCATGAGAAGCCTGACTGTTAATTGCCTTCGCCTTGATGATTCTTCTCTCGTGGATTTTCTTGGCCCTAATTTACTCGAGCTGAATTTGCTTTGCTGCTCTTCACTCTCTAGTAAATTCCTTGCTGAAGTAGGCAAACTTTGTCCCAATCTGAG GGTTCTTGTGCTTGCATTGGCAGCTCAAGATGATTACGAAGAATTCAACAGAAACTTGGCTGAAATGCTCACAAGATGCTTGCTCTTGGAT TCGATATCCTTAAAGATTCGAGGAGCAGGAAATGTTGAGGCTAATTCCTTTAGTGCTGTTGAAGCATTTCTTCCCAAAACCACCAAAACACTGAAGTTGAAGTCACTGCTTCATGATGTTGCAATTTGCATCATAAACAAACTTAGAGATTCTGGGAACTCCTTAATCAACCCCTGTTCCAGAAACTTTGAATCTCCTCCTTTATCTACTGGGTTAATGTTGCAGTGCTTGTCACTTACCTTGGATGTTATTTCTGATGAGTTGATTATGACCATTGTTgactctcttccttttttggtAGAGCTTCACTTGGAAGACATGGCGAGCCCCGAACAATTGGTGCGCCGTGACTTGACCAATAGGGGACTTCATTCGTTGAGCACTTGTCATAATCTGAAATCACTGTCTCTAATGCGTGGTAGATATAATCACCAAGTCTCTTTCAAAAAGTTGAATGATATGGGTATGTTTCTGTTGTCTGAGGGTTGCAAAGGTCTCGAGTCGGTGAGATTCTGTGGATTCTCTAAAGTCAGCGATGCTGGATTTGCGTCGATCTTTCACTCGTGCAATAGGCTGAAAAAATTCGAGATTCGTAATGCATTATATTTGTCAGACCTGGCATTTGACGGGTTAGATGCCATTGGTTGCTTTGTGACAGAGTTGAGATTGTTTTCCTGTAGTCTCATAACTTGTGAATCTGTGAAGCATTTGGCCTACTCTACACGCTTGGAAGTCCTTGATCTATGTGGCTGCAAGAGCATATCAGATTCTTGCCTTGATTCCATTTCCACTTTGTGCCATTTATCATCATTGATTCTAACTGCAACTGATGTAACCGACTTCGGTTTATCTGTTCTTGGTCAGGGAAGGCCACCCATCGTACGATTGTCTCTTCGAAGTTGTAAGAGAGTAACCGACGAAGGAATCTATCGATTGTTTCATGGTGGCGGGACAGTGAGCAAGACGTTGTCTGTCTTGGATATTGGACACATTTCAGGCATAACTGATAGAGCAATCCAAATAATTGCATCTGTTGGTGTCGGTATTACCGAGTTGTGCATCAGATCTTGCTTCCATGTGACCGATTCTTCGGTGGAAGCTTTGGCAATGAAGAAACAATTCGAAGGTGAAG atattgttcgggCTTTCTCTtga
- the LOC111797703 gene encoding F-box protein At-B isoform X1 yields the protein MALQRFPRSILVEILLKLDPETLCSVACVSKALRFAVVDAISFLSTLHLPIAFFPDSRTLKTGILGRCRGMRSLTVNCLRLDDSSLVDFLGPNLLELNLLCCSSLSSKFLAEVGKLCPNLRVLVLALAAQDDYEEFNRNLAEMLTRCLLLDSISLKIRGAGNVEANSFSAVEAFLPKTTKTLKLKSLLHDVAICIINKLRDSGNSLINPCSRNFESPPLSTGLMLQCLSLTLDVISDELIMTIVDSLPFLVELHLEDMASPEQLVRRDLTNRGLHSLSTCHNLKSLSLMRGRYNHQVSFKKLNDMGMFLLSEGCKGLESVRFCGFSKVSDAGFASIFHSCNRLKKFEIRNALYLSDLAFDGLDAIGCFVTELRLFSCSLITCESVKHLAYSTRLEVLDLCGCKSISDSCLDSISTLCHLSSLILTATDVTDFGLSVLGQGRPPIVRLSLRSCKRVTDEGIYRLFHGGGTVSKTLSVLDIGHISGITDRAIQIIASVGVGITELCIRSCFHVTDSSVEALAMKKQFEGEGKSIHRLDLFNCIALSIDACRSFREPLFSGLRWLGIGNTRLSSDGNVGLVKFCSKRPWLALCLEGCEVGCHDGWQFHRSK from the exons atggcgTTGCAGAGATTCCCTCGCAGCATTCTAGTGGAGATCCTGTTGAAATTGGACCCCGAAACCCTCTGCTCCGTCGCCTGCGTCAGTAAAGCCCTACGATTCGCCGTCGTTGATGCCATTTCCTTTCTCTCCACTCTCCATCTTCCAATC GCTTTCTTTCCAGATTCTCGTACTCTGAAGACTGGCATTCTAGGTCGGTGTCGAGGCATGAGAAGCCTGACTGTTAATTGCCTTCGCCTTGATGATTCTTCTCTCGTGGATTTTCTTGGCCCTAATTTACTCGAGCTGAATTTGCTTTGCTGCTCTTCACTCTCTAGTAAATTCCTTGCTGAAGTAGGCAAACTTTGTCCCAATCTGAG GGTTCTTGTGCTTGCATTGGCAGCTCAAGATGATTACGAAGAATTCAACAGAAACTTGGCTGAAATGCTCACAAGATGCTTGCTCTTGGAT TCGATATCCTTAAAGATTCGAGGAGCAGGAAATGTTGAGGCTAATTCCTTTAGTGCTGTTGAAGCATTTCTTCCCAAAACCACCAAAACACTGAAGTTGAAGTCACTGCTTCATGATGTTGCAATTTGCATCATAAACAAACTTAGAGATTCTGGGAACTCCTTAATCAACCCCTGTTCCAGAAACTTTGAATCTCCTCCTTTATCTACTGGGTTAATGTTGCAGTGCTTGTCACTTACCTTGGATGTTATTTCTGATGAGTTGATTATGACCATTGTTgactctcttccttttttggtAGAGCTTCACTTGGAAGACATGGCGAGCCCCGAACAATTGGTGCGCCGTGACTTGACCAATAGGGGACTTCATTCGTTGAGCACTTGTCATAATCTGAAATCACTGTCTCTAATGCGTGGTAGATATAATCACCAAGTCTCTTTCAAAAAGTTGAATGATATGGGTATGTTTCTGTTGTCTGAGGGTTGCAAAGGTCTCGAGTCGGTGAGATTCTGTGGATTCTCTAAAGTCAGCGATGCTGGATTTGCGTCGATCTTTCACTCGTGCAATAGGCTGAAAAAATTCGAGATTCGTAATGCATTATATTTGTCAGACCTGGCATTTGACGGGTTAGATGCCATTGGTTGCTTTGTGACAGAGTTGAGATTGTTTTCCTGTAGTCTCATAACTTGTGAATCTGTGAAGCATTTGGCCTACTCTACACGCTTGGAAGTCCTTGATCTATGTGGCTGCAAGAGCATATCAGATTCTTGCCTTGATTCCATTTCCACTTTGTGCCATTTATCATCATTGATTCTAACTGCAACTGATGTAACCGACTTCGGTTTATCTGTTCTTGGTCAGGGAAGGCCACCCATCGTACGATTGTCTCTTCGAAGTTGTAAGAGAGTAACCGACGAAGGAATCTATCGATTGTTTCATGGTGGCGGGACAGTGAGCAAGACGTTGTCTGTCTTGGATATTGGACACATTTCAGGCATAACTGATAGAGCAATCCAAATAATTGCATCTGTTGGTGTCGGTATTACCGAGTTGTGCATCAGATCTTGCTTCCATGTGACCGATTCTTCGGTGGAAGCTTTGGCAATGAAGAAACAATTCGAAGGTGAAGGTAAGTCGATTCACAGGCTTGATCTTTTTAATTGCATTGCTCTATCAATTGATGCTTGTAGGTCATTTAGGGAGCCTCTGTTTTCTGGGTTACGATGGCTAGGAATAGGCAATACTCGTTTGAGTAGTGATGGAAATGTTGGTTTAGTTAAGTTTTGTTCCAAACGACCTTGGTTGGCATTGTGTTTGGAAGGGTGTGAAGTTGGATGCCATGATGGATGGCAATTCCATAGATCAAAATGA